In a genomic window of Gloeocapsopsis dulcis:
- a CDS encoding IS1 family transposase (programmed frameshift), giving the protein MECPLCGHVKVHKHGKMPSGVQRYFCPGCGQTFNERFDTLYYHRHVSPEQIRQVLQAHSEGSSLRGISRTSGLAYNTVVSIIRAASGRAQQVHNAELKAVKTQEVSADEMWSFVKKQKQCLADELEVGECWIALSLANSSGLILAARVGKHTDELLEELIVSTEGKSDCKHWNSDDWGGYERVLPFEILHYIGKDRTQRLERTNGIVRQQTGRWHRRQNKFGKLWEQTKVTTRLVVSYFNWIWQHSRFKTTAAQRAGLADRSWCWHDIAIYPTII; this is encoded by the exons ATGGAATGCCCCTTATGTGGACATGTGAAGGTTCATAAACACGGCAAGATGCCCAGTGGAGTTCAACGGTACTTCTGTCCTGGCTGCGGTCAAACCTTCAACGAACGCTTCGATACCCTCTACTATCATCGGCACGTTAGTCCAGAGCAAATTCGCCAAGTGCTACAAGCTCACAGTGAAGGGAGCAGTCTGCGAGGCATTAGTCGCACGAGTGGACTGGCATACAACACCGTCGTCAGTATTATTCGTGCTGCTAGTGGACGAGCACAACAGGTTCATAATGCTGAGCTAAAAGCGGTCAAAACTCAAGAGGTGTCTGCTGACGAGATGTGGTCGTTTGTG AAAAAACAAAAGCAATGCCTCGCGGACGAACTAGAAGTGGGTGAGTGCTGGATTGCGTTGAGTCTAGCCAACTCTAGCGGATTGATTCTAGCAGCACGGGTGGGAAAACATACTGATGAATTGCTTGAGGAATTGATCGTGAGTACGGAAGGAAAGTCCGATTGCAAGCATTGGAACAGTGATGATTGGGGTGGTTACGAACGGGTGCTGCCGTTTGAAATCCTGCACTACATTGGCAAAGACAGGACGCAGCGCCTAGAGCGCACCAATGGCATTGTCAGGCAGCAAACGGGCAGGTGGCATCGACGGCAGAATAAGTTTGGCAAGTTGTGGGAGCAAACAAAAGTGACGACACGATTAGTCGTGAGCTATTTCAATTGGATTTGGCAACATAGTCGCTTCAAAACCACAGCAGCTCAACGCGCAGGACTAGCCGATCGTTCTTGGTGTTGGCATGACATTGCGATTTATCCCACAATTATTTAA
- the ppk2 gene encoding polyphosphate kinase 2: MKSSEKNGVGSKEAADKEKTNKKLKKKVYKQELSQLQVELVKLQYWVKHQGLRVGIIFEGRDAAGKGGTIKRIVDCLNPRGCRVVALGTPSDHEKTQWYFQRYVPHLPGAGEIVLFDRSWYNRAGVEQVMGFCTEDQYEEFLFSCPQFEKMLVRSGMILLKYWFSISDEEQERRFQSRASDPARRWKLSPMDIESRDRWVEYSKAKDVMFAHTNIPEAPWFTVEADDKKRARLNCINHILSKIHYQDMVPEPMELPRRKTGGDYIRPPKNEQFFVPEVY; this comes from the coding sequence ATGAAATCATCTGAAAAAAATGGTGTTGGTTCCAAGGAAGCAGCTGATAAAGAAAAAACAAACAAGAAATTAAAAAAGAAAGTTTATAAGCAAGAATTATCTCAGTTGCAAGTTGAGTTGGTAAAACTACAGTATTGGGTCAAGCACCAAGGTTTACGAGTAGGAATAATTTTTGAAGGGCGTGACGCAGCGGGTAAAGGTGGCACAATCAAGCGAATTGTGGATTGTTTAAATCCTCGTGGTTGTAGGGTGGTTGCCTTAGGGACACCATCAGATCACGAAAAGACACAATGGTATTTTCAACGTTATGTACCCCACCTACCAGGTGCAGGAGAAATTGTGCTGTTTGATCGCAGTTGGTATAACCGCGCTGGTGTAGAACAGGTTATGGGTTTTTGTACAGAAGATCAATATGAAGAATTCTTGTTTTCCTGTCCTCAATTTGAGAAGATGTTAGTTCGTTCTGGCATGATTTTGCTGAAATACTGGTTTTCGATCAGCGATGAAGAACAAGAACGTCGTTTTCAATCACGCGCCAGCGATCCAGCTAGGCGATGGAAACTTAGCCCCATGGATATTGAATCACGCGATCGCTGGGTGGAGTATTCTAAAGCCAAAGATGTGATGTTTGCGCATACAAATATTCCGGAAGCGCCTTGGTTTACTGTAGAAGCCGACGACAAAAAACGCGCCCGTCTTAACTGCATCAATCATATTTTGAGCAAAATTCACTATCAAGATATGGTTCCCGAACCAATGGAATTACCCCGAAGAAAAACTGGTGGTGATTACATCCGTCCTCCGAAGAATGAGCAGTTTTTTGTACCAGAAGTGTATTAA
- the ntrB gene encoding nitrate ABC transporter permease, whose protein sequence is MAVLSSRSKKSSKLGKIIPVVTKYVVPPVVAIAVILVIWQLIFSGPDANLPSPITVLQETWDPLIINPFFDYGGTNKGLGLQIFASLSRVAIGFSLAAIVGIALGILVGISPFIYRALDPLFQVLRTVPPLAWLPLSLAALQQSDPSAIFVIFITAIWPIIINTTVGVQQIPQDYRNVARVLRLSGPKFFWKILLPSAVPYIFTGLRIGIGLSWLAIVAAEMLTGGVGIGFFIWDAYNTSRLSEIILALIYVGIVGLILDRIVAFVASKIVPEEQMS, encoded by the coding sequence ATGGCAGTACTTAGTAGCCGCTCAAAAAAGAGCAGCAAATTGGGAAAGATAATACCCGTTGTCACAAAATATGTCGTGCCCCCAGTCGTGGCGATCGCGGTTATTTTAGTCATCTGGCAGCTAATTTTCTCAGGTCCAGATGCTAACTTACCTAGTCCAATCACTGTACTGCAAGAAACTTGGGATCCTTTAATTATCAATCCGTTTTTTGATTATGGTGGGACAAATAAAGGATTGGGTCTGCAAATCTTCGCGAGTTTAAGCAGAGTTGCAATTGGCTTTTCCTTAGCAGCGATCGTCGGGATTGCGCTGGGTATTCTTGTCGGAATTAGTCCCTTTATTTATCGCGCACTAGATCCCCTATTTCAAGTGTTACGTACTGTACCACCCTTAGCATGGCTACCACTGTCGCTAGCAGCGCTGCAACAATCTGATCCCTCAGCAATTTTTGTCATTTTTATTACAGCAATTTGGCCCATTATCATTAACACGACTGTAGGAGTGCAGCAAATTCCCCAAGACTACAGAAACGTTGCCAGAGTACTGCGCCTATCTGGACCAAAGTTTTTTTGGAAAATCTTACTTCCTTCAGCAGTCCCCTATATTTTTACTGGTTTGAGAATTGGGATTGGCTTATCTTGGCTAGCGATCGTTGCAGCAGAAATGCTGACTGGTGGTGTGGGAATCGGGTTTTTTATCTGGGATGCTTACAACACTTCTCGCTTGAGTGAAATTATCCTGGCGCTGATTTATGTCGGTATTGTTGGTTTAATCCTCGACAGAATTGTTGCTTTCGTCGCCTCCAAAATTGTCCCAGAAGAGCAAATGAGTTAG
- a CDS encoding ferredoxin--nitrite reductase yields MTEAAKKETLNKFEKFKAEKDGLAVKGELENFAAIGWEAMDETDRDHRLKWVGLFFRPVTPGKFMMRMRIPNGVVTSHQMRVLGEVVQGYGDDGNADITTRQNIQLRGIRIEDFPDIFSRFRAAGLTSVQSGMDNVRNITGDPVAGLDADELFDTRELVRQVQNMITNNGEGNPEFTNLPRKFNIAITGGRDNSVHAEINDLAFIPAFKDNTFGFNVIVGGFFSAKRCDAAVPLNAWVPPEDVVAVCRVVLEIFRDSGLRANRQKSRLMWLIDEWGIEKFRAEVEKQFGQELQPAAEKDEIDWEKRDHVGVFRQKQAGLNYVGLHIPVGRLYAQDMFEIARLAEVYGDGEIRLTVEQNLIIPNIPDSRLDAFLAEPVLQRFSISPETLTRGLVSCTGSQFCNFALIETKNRALGMIKAIETELHLTRPVRIHWTGCPNSCGQPQVADIGLMGTKVRKNGKAVEGVDIYMGGKVGKDAHLGTCVTKGIPCEDLQPVLRDLLIEHFEAKPKQEAMSAR; encoded by the coding sequence ATGACAGAAGCAGCCAAGAAGGAAACCCTAAATAAGTTCGAGAAATTCAAAGCCGAGAAAGATGGTCTTGCTGTCAAAGGCGAACTAGAAAATTTTGCAGCGATCGGCTGGGAGGCGATGGACGAAACCGATCGCGACCATCGACTCAAATGGGTAGGACTATTCTTTCGCCCCGTGACTCCTGGTAAGTTCATGATGCGGATGCGCATACCCAATGGTGTCGTCACGAGTCATCAGATGCGAGTGTTAGGTGAAGTTGTGCAAGGCTACGGTGATGATGGCAATGCAGACATTACTACTCGGCAAAATATTCAGTTACGTGGGATACGAATTGAAGACTTTCCTGATATTTTCAGCCGCTTTCGCGCCGCAGGATTAACTAGTGTTCAGTCGGGAATGGACAATGTGCGCAACATTACGGGCGATCCGGTAGCTGGACTTGATGCCGATGAGTTGTTTGATACGCGCGAGTTAGTCCGCCAAGTGCAAAATATGATTACCAACAATGGTGAAGGTAATCCAGAGTTTACGAACCTACCTCGAAAATTCAATATCGCAATTACAGGCGGGCGCGACAACTCGGTTCATGCTGAAATTAACGATTTGGCATTCATCCCCGCATTTAAAGATAATACTTTCGGCTTTAATGTCATTGTCGGTGGCTTTTTCTCTGCCAAGCGCTGCGATGCGGCAGTTCCCCTTAATGCTTGGGTACCACCAGAAGATGTCGTTGCAGTATGTAGAGTGGTTTTAGAAATCTTTCGGGATAGTGGACTGCGGGCAAATCGCCAAAAGTCACGCTTAATGTGGCTAATTGATGAATGGGGAATCGAGAAATTTCGTGCAGAAGTTGAAAAACAATTTGGTCAGGAACTACAACCCGCTGCTGAAAAAGATGAAATCGATTGGGAAAAGCGCGACCATGTTGGGGTTTTTCGCCAGAAGCAAGCAGGATTAAATTATGTAGGGCTACATATTCCAGTAGGACGGCTGTATGCCCAAGATATGTTTGAAATTGCCCGACTTGCCGAAGTTTACGGAGATGGTGAAATTCGACTCACGGTAGAGCAAAACTTGATTATTCCCAATATCCCTGACTCGCGGTTAGATGCATTTTTAGCTGAACCAGTGTTACAGCGCTTCTCGATTAGCCCTGAGACGTTAACTAGAGGCTTAGTTTCGTGTACTGGCTCTCAGTTTTGCAACTTTGCCTTGATTGAAACCAAAAATCGCGCATTAGGAATGATTAAGGCAATCGAAACTGAACTGCATCTCACACGCCCAGTCCGCATTCACTGGACAGGATGTCCGAATTCTTGCGGTCAGCCACAAGTTGCAGATATCGGATTAATGGGCACCAAGGTTCGGAAAAATGGCAAAGCAGTAGAAGGCGTTGACATTTATATGGGTGGCAAAGTGGGTAAGGATGCACACCTTGGTACTTGTGTCACTAAAGGAATTCCTTGTGAAGATTTACAGCCAGTATTACGAGATTTGCTCATTGAGCATTTTGAAGCAAAGCCAAAGCAGGAAGCAATGAGCGCTAGGTAG
- a CDS encoding nitrate ABC transporter ATP-binding protein (This model describes the ATP binding subunits of ATP-binding cassette (ABC) transporters for nitrate transport, or for bicarbonate transport, in bacteria and archaea.): MKVFVEVDHIDQEFSLPNGGKYVALRNIELKIQQGEFVSLIGHSGCGKSTLLNIIAGLSRPARGGVLLEGRQVTKPGPDRMVVFQNYSLLPWLTVRENIALAVDEVMSNAPKGERRGIVEQHIDLVGLRHAANKRPGEISGGMKQRVAIARALSIRPKLLLLDEPFGALDALTRSGLQDQLMKICEENHMTCVMVTHDVDEALLLSDRIVMLTNGPESHIGQILEVPFPRPRHRLEVVNHPNYYSLRNEIVYFLNQQKRAKQRKAQQTAAIARNGLEKVNLEIGFIPLTDCAPLVVAKEKGFFEKYGLDEVVLSREPSWKAISEGVATRRLDAAQMTAGMPLAMTLGMGGKAPQPIVTGLVLARNGNSITLSKRFYDEGVRTLADFKAAIARTPDKVHTLAMVHPASMHNLMLRYWLSSADIDPDLDVSLTVIPPPQMVANLKAGNIDGYCVGEPWNSRAVKEDLGFVVATDLDIWNGHVEKVLGVREDWANQHPETHVALIKALLEACEYCDDRRNREEIVTLLARPEYIGVAPEYIRPGFIDEYKRGNDTKPEMLLRYNQFYIDRTNCPYRVEGLWMMTQLARWGITPFPKNWIEILDRVQRVDLFGAAARDLYLLDIEPDRGSIHFFDGTVFNPDDPIRYLNSLKFKRDVRIEEVVVDATPAAV; this comes from the coding sequence ATGAAAGTATTTGTAGAAGTCGATCACATCGATCAGGAATTCTCCCTACCGAATGGTGGTAAATATGTAGCACTCCGCAATATTGAACTGAAAATTCAACAAGGTGAATTTGTCTCTTTAATTGGACATTCTGGCTGCGGTAAATCAACGCTACTGAATATTATTGCAGGGCTGAGTCGTCCTGCTAGAGGTGGAGTACTCCTCGAAGGGCGACAAGTCACAAAGCCTGGACCAGATCGGATGGTTGTATTTCAGAATTACTCATTATTACCTTGGTTAACAGTACGGGAAAACATTGCTTTAGCAGTCGATGAAGTAATGAGTAATGCCCCAAAAGGCGAACGCCGAGGTATTGTTGAGCAACATATTGATTTAGTCGGGCTGCGTCATGCGGCAAATAAACGACCAGGGGAAATTTCTGGAGGGATGAAACAGCGGGTTGCGATCGCGCGTGCCCTCTCAATTCGTCCAAAGTTGCTATTGCTTGATGAACCGTTTGGTGCATTAGATGCTTTAACCCGCAGTGGTTTGCAAGATCAGTTGATGAAGATCTGCGAGGAAAACCACATGACTTGCGTGATGGTAACGCACGATGTCGATGAAGCTTTGCTGCTATCAGATCGCATTGTCATGCTGACGAATGGACCCGAATCGCATATTGGGCAAATTCTTGAAGTTCCCTTCCCACGTCCGCGTCATCGCTTGGAAGTTGTGAATCATCCCAACTACTACAGCTTACGTAATGAAATTGTTTATTTCTTGAATCAGCAAAAACGTGCGAAGCAACGTAAGGCACAGCAAACCGCAGCGATCGCCCGCAATGGTTTAGAAAAGGTTAATCTCGAAATTGGCTTTATTCCCTTAACCGATTGTGCGCCGTTGGTAGTGGCGAAAGAGAAAGGATTCTTTGAAAAATACGGTTTAGATGAAGTTGTTTTGTCACGCGAACCAAGTTGGAAAGCAATCTCAGAAGGTGTCGCAACACGCCGCTTGGATGCTGCGCAAATGACCGCAGGAATGCCCTTAGCAATGACGCTAGGGATGGGTGGTAAAGCTCCGCAACCGATCGTGACAGGGTTAGTTTTAGCACGCAATGGCAATTCAATTACTCTAAGCAAGCGGTTTTATGATGAAGGCGTTAGGACACTTGCTGATTTCAAAGCGGCGATCGCGCGAACACCTGATAAAGTACATACTTTAGCCATGGTGCATCCAGCCTCGATGCACAACCTGATGCTGCGCTACTGGCTTTCTTCGGCAGATATTGACCCTGACTTGGATGTGAGTCTCACAGTGATTCCGCCGCCACAAATGGTCGCCAACCTCAAAGCCGGTAACATTGATGGTTACTGTGTTGGTGAACCTTGGAATTCTCGTGCAGTCAAGGAAGATTTAGGTTTTGTCGTTGCGACAGATTTGGATATCTGGAACGGACATGTCGAGAAAGTTTTAGGCGTGCGCGAAGACTGGGCAAATCAACACCCAGAAACACATGTTGCTTTAATCAAAGCCTTACTTGAAGCGTGCGAATACTGCGACGATCGCCGCAATCGCGAAGAAATTGTCACCCTGTTAGCGCGACCTGAGTACATCGGTGTCGCACCAGAGTACATTCGCCCTGGATTCATTGATGAATACAAACGCGGTAACGATACGAAACCAGAAATGCTATTGCGGTACAACCAGTTTTATATTGATCGCACTAATTGTCCGTACCGCGTTGAGGGGTTGTGGATGATGACGCAGTTGGCACGGTGGGGAATTACACCTTTCCCGAAAAACTGGATTGAAATTTTGGATCGGGTGCAGCGTGTCGATTTATTCGGTGCAGCAGCAAGAGATCTCTACTTGTTAGATATAGAACCCGACCGTGGTTCAATTCACTTCTTTGATGGCACTGTGTTCAATCCTGATGACCCAATTCGCTATCTCAATAGTCTCAAATTCAAGCGCGATGTGCGAATTGAAGAAGTTGTCGTTGATGCAACGCCAGCAGCCGTGTAG
- a CDS encoding CmpA/NrtA family ABC transporter substrate-binding protein, giving the protein MTKFTRRQFIFTAGTAAAASALMHGCANGNSNTAANSAGTVPAANIDPADAPEVTTARLGFIALTDAAPLIVAKEKGYFDRYGMTDVEVAKQASWAVTRDNLVLGSGGGGIDGAHILTPMPYLMSLGTITQGNRVPMYILARLNTNGQGICLSNTYKELNVGLDSSPLQQAFAQQKSAGRELKAAVTFPGGTHDLWMRYWLAAGGINPNSDISLIVVPPPQMVQNVRVGNMETFCVGEPWPAQTVTQGIGYTALTTGELWKDHPEKALAMRADWVDQHPKATRAILMAVQEAQQWCALPENKEEMANIVSNRQWFGVPVKDILGRFQGQYDYGTGRVEDYSDSLLMKFWRDNASYPYKSHDLWFLTENIRWGYIPGDTDTRALVDQVNREDLWREAAQAIGVPAAEIPQSTSRGVETFFDGVQFDPENPTAYLNSLKIKQA; this is encoded by the coding sequence ATGACCAAGTTTACGAGAAGGCAATTTATTTTCACGGCTGGGACTGCTGCTGCTGCTTCTGCCTTGATGCATGGCTGTGCGAACGGTAATTCTAATACTGCGGCAAACAGCGCTGGTACAGTTCCAGCGGCTAATATTGACCCTGCCGACGCACCTGAAGTAACGACTGCGAGATTAGGATTTATTGCGCTTACGGATGCTGCGCCTTTAATTGTTGCCAAGGAAAAAGGCTACTTCGACAGATATGGAATGACTGATGTTGAAGTAGCAAAACAAGCATCTTGGGCAGTCACCCGTGACAATTTAGTTCTCGGTTCTGGTGGCGGTGGAATTGATGGTGCGCATATTTTGACACCGATGCCGTATCTGATGTCTCTAGGGACGATTACGCAGGGCAATCGCGTTCCGATGTACATTTTGGCGCGACTCAATACCAATGGTCAAGGAATTTGCTTGTCTAATACATATAAAGAATTGAACGTTGGTTTAGATAGTTCACCGCTGCAACAAGCTTTTGCGCAACAGAAATCTGCTGGCAGGGAACTTAAGGCTGCAGTTACATTTCCTGGAGGAACCCACGACCTGTGGATGCGTTACTGGTTAGCTGCGGGTGGCATTAATCCTAACAGTGATATTTCCTTAATCGTCGTTCCACCACCACAGATGGTGCAGAACGTACGCGTGGGTAACATGGAAACCTTCTGCGTGGGTGAACCTTGGCCTGCACAAACAGTTACACAGGGTATTGGCTATACTGCCCTCACAACTGGCGAACTGTGGAAAGATCATCCCGAAAAAGCTCTAGCAATGCGGGCAGATTGGGTAGATCAACACCCCAAGGCAACTAGAGCAATTCTCATGGCGGTGCAGGAAGCTCAACAGTGGTGTGCACTACCAGAAAATAAAGAAGAAATGGCAAATATCGTTTCTAATCGTCAATGGTTTGGGGTGCCTGTCAAAGATATTTTAGGACGATTCCAAGGTCAATACGACTATGGTACAGGTCGCGTAGAAGACTATAGCGACTCATTGTTGATGAAGTTCTGGCGCGATAATGCCTCCTATCCCTACAAGAGTCACGATCTGTGGTTTTTAACTGAAAATATTCGTTGGGGTTATATTCCAGGAGATACTGACACGAGGGCACTAGTCGATCAAGTCAACCGCGAGGACTTGTGGCGCGAAGCCGCCCAAGCGATTGGTGTCCCAGCGGCTGAAATTCCTCAGAGTACTTCCCGTGGTGTGGAAACCTTCTTTGATGGCGTGCAGTTTGATCCAGAAAATCCCACGGCATATTTGAATAGCTTAAAAATCAAACAAGCCTAG
- a CDS encoding molybdopterin oxidoreductase family protein: MTDTTKTLCPYCGVGCGLEVSPPAQPGKAINRDSQGNPTWKVKGDRNHPSSQGMVCVKGATIAEAIDKNRLRYPMLRDSLDEPFRRVSWEAAYERIVSRMRSVYMTQGADAICMYGSGQMQTEDYYVAQKLLKGCLGTNNFDSNSRLCMSSAVAGYVQSLGADGPPCCYEDLDLTDCAFIIGSNAAECHPIVFNRLQKHHKKNHNVKMIVVDPRRTPTAEVADLHLAIHPGTDIDLLNGIAHLLLRWGYFESEFVSECTVNFPAFAEVISHYPPEVVAKRCGISVENLETAARYWGTSKRVLSLWSMGVNQSSEGTAKVRGIINLHLMTGQIGKPGCGPFSLTGQPNAMGGRESGGLCNLLPGYRHVQYAQDRAEVEQFWGFPAGRISPNWGRTAWDMITGLETGDVGVLWIVATNPAVSLPDVKRAQAALLRSPFTVCQDAYYPTETAAYAHVLLPAAQWGEKTGTMTNSERVVTLCQAFRPPVGDAKADWEIIAEVGRRLGFADKFPFANSAEVYAEYVQLTCDRPCDMTGLSHAKLAQGPIQWPYPDTWANQKDSRRLYTDLRFATPDGRARFSAYHSRGLAEPPNPEYPFVLTNGRLYGHWHTQTRTGRIEKIKQMHPQPFLEIHPRDAAMLKIQENDLVEVRSRRGKAQFPAKVTKAIAPGTLFVPMHWGALWGDETEANALTHPEHDPDSHQPELKACAVQLIPVALKPSLGEVGQKQEKTFKHQVSLPITP, encoded by the coding sequence ATGACTGATACAACTAAAACCCTCTGTCCCTATTGCGGTGTGGGCTGTGGTTTGGAGGTGTCGCCGCCAGCACAGCCAGGGAAGGCAATTAATCGAGATAGCCAAGGTAATCCGACTTGGAAGGTGAAAGGCGATCGCAATCATCCTTCGAGTCAAGGGATGGTGTGTGTCAAAGGCGCAACCATCGCTGAAGCAATTGACAAAAACCGTTTGCGCTACCCGATGCTACGCGACTCCTTAGATGAACCGTTTCGCCGTGTCAGTTGGGAGGCAGCTTATGAACGCATTGTTAGTCGTATGCGATCGGTGTATATGACTCAAGGAGCCGATGCTATATGTATGTATGGTTCGGGACAAATGCAGACCGAAGATTACTACGTTGCGCAAAAACTGCTCAAAGGTTGCCTTGGTACGAATAACTTTGACTCGAACTCACGCTTATGTATGTCATCAGCAGTTGCAGGCTATGTACAAAGCTTGGGGGCGGATGGTCCTCCATGCTGCTATGAAGATTTAGATTTAACTGACTGTGCCTTTATTATTGGCTCGAACGCTGCCGAATGTCACCCGATTGTTTTTAATCGCCTGCAAAAACACCACAAGAAAAACCACAACGTCAAAATGATTGTGGTCGATCCGCGTCGTACTCCTACTGCCGAAGTTGCCGATTTGCATTTGGCAATCCATCCAGGGACAGATATTGATCTACTCAATGGTATTGCACATTTATTGTTGCGCTGGGGCTATTTTGAGTCTGAGTTTGTCAGCGAGTGTACAGTGAACTTTCCGGCGTTTGCTGAGGTGATTTCCCACTATCCACCTGAAGTTGTTGCTAAAAGATGTGGCATATCGGTTGAAAACTTGGAAACCGCTGCACGGTACTGGGGAACGAGTAAGCGCGTTCTTTCACTGTGGTCAATGGGTGTGAATCAGTCTAGCGAAGGCACAGCAAAGGTGCGTGGCATTATTAACTTGCACCTCATGACTGGGCAAATTGGAAAGCCTGGGTGTGGTCCTTTTTCACTTACAGGTCAACCCAACGCAATGGGTGGACGAGAATCAGGAGGATTGTGTAATTTATTACCAGGATATCGTCACGTCCAATATGCTCAAGACAGAGCAGAAGTAGAGCAATTTTGGGGCTTTCCCGCAGGCAGAATTTCACCCAATTGGGGTCGTACCGCGTGGGACATGATTACAGGTTTAGAAACCGGAGATGTAGGGGTGCTATGGATTGTCGCGACAAATCCAGCGGTGAGTTTACCTGATGTCAAACGCGCACAAGCCGCATTACTGCGATCGCCTTTTACAGTGTGTCAAGATGCCTACTATCCCACCGAAACCGCAGCGTATGCACACGTATTACTACCTGCGGCACAATGGGGTGAAAAAACGGGGACAATGACCAATTCTGAGCGCGTTGTGACGTTATGTCAGGCATTTCGTCCACCTGTAGGAGATGCAAAAGCTGATTGGGAAATTATTGCAGAAGTTGGGCGGCGGTTGGGATTTGCCGATAAGTTTCCTTTTGCGAACTCGGCGGAAGTTTATGCGGAGTATGTACAATTAACCTGCGATCGCCCTTGCGATATGACTGGACTTAGTCACGCGAAATTAGCCCAAGGTCCCATACAATGGCCCTATCCTGATACATGGGCAAACCAAAAAGATTCTAGAAGGCTATACACCGATTTGCGGTTTGCAACACCCGATGGACGGGCACGGTTTAGTGCTTATCACTCGCGAGGATTGGCTGAACCGCCTAATCCAGAGTATCCGTTTGTACTCACCAATGGAAGATTATACGGTCACTGGCATACCCAAACACGCACAGGAAGAATTGAAAAAATTAAGCAGATGCATCCGCAGCCGTTTCTGGAAATTCATCCCCGTGATGCAGCAATGCTAAAAATTCAAGAAAATGATTTAGTAGAAGTGCGATCGCGGCGTGGAAAAGCACAATTTCCGGCGAAAGTAACAAAAGCGATCGCACCAGGCACACTTTTTGTTCCGATGCACTGGGGTGCACTCTGGGGCGATGAAACTGAAGCTAACGCCCTCACGCATCCCGAACACGATCCTGATTCGCATCAACCTGAACTCAAAGCCTGCGCTGTACAACTTATTCCTGTTGCACTAAAACCTAGCCTTGGTGAAGTCGGGCAAAAGCAAGAAAAAACCTTCAAACATCAAGTCTCTTTACCCATCACTCCTTAA
- a CDS encoding ABC transporter ATP-binding protein, whose amino-acid sequence MQTLNTNTLRKSEVLNGDPFLVIDNISKVYPTPTGPYTVLDGINLTVYEGEFICLIGHSGCGKSTLLDMVSGFRKPTEGEVRLQTKRITEPGPDRMVVFQNYSLLPWLSAFENVYLGIDSVYPNKPKAEKVAIANEHLALVGLADAANKRPRELSGGMKQRVSIARALALRPQVLVLDEPFGALDPITREELQEELLKIWREHQVTVLMITHDIDEALFLADRLVMMTNGPAANIGEIMNIPFSRPRNRARIMEDPEYYNLRNQALDFLYRRFAHVDE is encoded by the coding sequence ATGCAAACTCTGAACACTAATACTCTTAGAAAATCCGAAGTTCTTAACGGCGATCCTTTTCTTGTCATCGATAACATCTCTAAAGTTTATCCGACACCAACGGGTCCTTATACGGTGTTGGATGGTATCAACCTCACAGTTTATGAAGGTGAATTTATCTGTTTGATTGGTCACTCTGGCTGTGGAAAATCAACACTTTTGGATATGGTGTCCGGATTTCGCAAGCCAACTGAAGGTGAAGTAAGACTGCAAACCAAACGCATCACAGAACCTGGTCCCGATCGCATGGTGGTGTTTCAGAATTATTCGCTATTGCCGTGGCTGAGTGCGTTTGAAAATGTGTACCTAGGAATTGATTCAGTTTATCCGAATAAACCCAAAGCCGAAAAAGTGGCGATCGCCAACGAACATCTTGCCCTTGTGGGACTTGCAGATGCAGCCAATAAAAGACCTAGAGAACTTTCTGGCGGAATGAAACAGCGCGTATCAATTGCGCGGGCTTTAGCGTTGCGCCCTCAAGTATTAGTGTTAGATGAACCTTTCGGGGCACTTGACCCAATCACCAGAGAGGAATTGCAAGAAGAACTGCTGAAAATTTGGAGAGAACATCAAGTAACAGTACTGATGATTACGCACGATATTGATGAAGCCTTGTTTTTAGCAGATCGCTTGGTCATGATGACGAATGGTCCAGCGGCAAATATTGGGGAAATTATGAATATTCCCTTCTCACGCCCCCGCAATCGCGCCCGGATTATGGAAGACCCCGAATACTACAACCTACGCAACCAAGCGCTTGATTTTCTCTATCGTCGTTTTGCGCACGTAGATGAGTGA